A DNA window from Paenibacillus sp. HWE-109 contains the following coding sequences:
- a CDS encoding VOC family protein — protein MINATPFLWIKNAAEAIEFYKKAFGAVEQYRLTEPGGKVAHAEITIGGAKISLAGEYPEYGILGPETLGNTTVGIQLQVEDADKLFQQAIAAGATVVNPMMDQFYGDRAGSVKDPFGHYWMIYTTIENVSPEEMQKRFLAMF, from the coding sequence TGGATCAAGAATGCTGCTGAGGCGATTGAATTCTATAAGAAGGCTTTTGGTGCGGTTGAGCAATATCGTTTGACAGAGCCGGGAGGCAAAGTGGCTCATGCCGAAATTACAATTGGCGGAGCCAAGATATCACTAGCAGGTGAATACCCGGAATATGGTATTCTGGGGCCGGAAACGCTCGGGAATACGACGGTCGGTATCCAACTTCAAGTCGAAGATGCGGATAAGCTGTTCCAACAGGCGATTGCGGCTGGAGCCACAGTTGTTAATCCGATGATGGATCAATTCTATGGTGATCGAGCTGGAAGTGTGAAGGATCCGTTCGGACATTATTGGATGATCTATACGACTATTGAAAACGTGAGCCCGGAAGAAATGCAGAAGCGGTTCCTCGCCATGTTTTAA